The Anolis carolinensis isolate JA03-04 chromosome 2, rAnoCar3.1.pri, whole genome shotgun sequence genome has a window encoding:
- the fkbpl gene encoding FK506-binding protein-like — MANTESTAGETIALEGREESMEPNQETAKGEGNHHDGCPGGSEKEGRAVVKGEDLKENLPPSNQLQSANGNVPWSCPDGTFIKLVLETGKGLDKPKEGSICRIFLEADREGPLSYPSRQWAEVELGDGDAEWDGMVDRCLETMLAGEQAEVRLRDGGTIIVQLDSFTAAKDSWEMSASEKWSLVLSNKERGGELYRAGEVGAAARRYAKALRLLVVAAPPPDYDQIKAELHANLAACQLRLRQPANAARNCTKTLALQPANTKALFRRGLAYDAMNDLEGAAQDLKGVLQVEPGNRAARRELDRVTERIKARDAKLARAMQKMFA, encoded by the coding sequence ATGGCCAATACAGAATCGACTGCTGGGGAAACTATAGCtctggaaggaagggaagagagcatGGAGCCAAACCAGGAAACAGCTAAAGGTGAGGGAAATCACCATGATGGATGTCCTGGAGGCAGTGAAAAGGAGGGCAGAGCGGTGGTGAAAGGAGAGGACCTAAAAGAGAACCTGCCTCCATCCAACCAGCTGCAGTCGGCCAATGGGAACGTCCCCTGGTCATGCCCAGATGGAACGTTTATCAAACTAGTCCTGGAGACTGGCAAAGGTTTAGATAAGCCCAAGGAAGGCTCTATCTGCCGGATCTTCCTTGAGGCTGACCGCGAAGGACCCCTCAGTTACCCGTCCCGCCAGTGGGCTGAGGTAGAGCTGGGTGATGGCGATGCTGAATGGGATGGGATGGTAGACCGTTGCCTGGAGACCATGCTGGCCGGGGAACAGGCTGAAGTGAGGTTGAGAGACGGAGGTACCATCATTGTCCAACTGGACAGCTTCACAGCGGCCAAGGACAGCTGGGAGATGAGTGCCAGTGAGAAATGGAGCCTGGTGCTGAGCAACAAAGAGCGTGGTGGCGAGCTGTACCGTGCGGGAGAGGTTGGCGCAGCTGCCAGGCGCTACGCCAAGGCCTTGCGTCTGCTTGTGGTGGCTGCCCCTCCCCCGGACTACGACCAAATTAAGGCTGAGCTCCATGCCAACCTGGCCGCCTGTCAGCTGAGGTTGCGCCAGCCAGCCAACGCAGCCCGAAACTGTACCAAGACGCTGGCGCTGCAGCCAGCCAACACCAAGGCGCTCTTTCGGCGGGGCTTAGCTTACGACGCCATGAATGACCTGGAGGGAGCGGCGCAAGATCTGAAGGGGGTTTTGCAAGTGGAGCCCGGGAACCGAGCTGCCCGGCGGGAGTTGGATCGAGTGACAGAGCGCATCAAGGCGCGCGATGCCAAACTTGCTCGGGCCATGCAGAAAATGTTTGCTTGA